In Doryrhamphus excisus isolate RoL2022-K1 chromosome 7, RoL_Dexc_1.0, whole genome shotgun sequence, one genomic interval encodes:
- the ptprz1b gene encoding receptor-type tyrosine-protein phosphatase zeta isoform X2, with protein METVWVHAVFSRLLLFCLMVVTVEPLVRGFKKLPDDIDWSYAGVLNQRNWGKKYPSCNSAKQSPVDIDETFTQVRLQYQKLQLEGWDRFTAESTTIHNNGKTVAITVDGNFFVSGGGLSSRFRVDTITFHWGRCNTTLEGSEHSLNGMKYPLEMQIYSYDADDFQSFDEAIREGGRVAALAVLFEISLDDNDNLGPVVDAVNTVSRFGKSGSMEAFTLKSLLPNNTDKYYIYNGSLTSPPCTETVEWVVFKQAVAISETQLEVFCEVMTMEQAGYVMLTDYLQNNFREQQQFMGQVFASYTGVEDVPTPTCSSPPENVQADAQNETTIVVTWERPRFVYDTTIDWYTVTYERLQGRNQKKQEYRTDGDQDVGAIIPSLLANSSYVVQVVAVCTNGLRGRWSDQIIVDMPLEDPDSDSFPDVSKGSKEVSPNVRWQKPENPNPLDLTPDHSPVEEIPAEQTRVYQNQPTHYPRPQTTQIVPRLSTPKPPPETSIQKTRLNPNVKKKPSKPKGGDMNKNQIDEERRTRTQRIFTHGGLDGNSAIWVTGITEQPGFLFPVSQPNTLPTVRRQITEEASLTHQSRELSPTDSIESESGLPSSQSDLYSSTGEDIQVTDVFYEDLANGSSPQITTSSSERSTAALPGGVVAKGTNESSVNTPPETSTASASTSFWVTSRTATASNTLADTVYKSFTSSSLLRVLMHTTQPMFNEGRNSSHESHVGLVGGVEREKRTIIPLAVVSTLTILCLLLLIGILVYWRNCFQTANFYPDDSATPKVISAPSTPLLLATDGHEPLTVKQFVKNVMELHSTNTFSKEFEIVKESYEEVQACTVDMGITADSSSQPENKSKNRYINILAYDHSRVKLSNSLDRDGTCGDYINANFVDGYERTRAYIAAQGPLRAGREDFWRMIWQQNVGVIVMITNLKEKGRTKCDQYWPEDGQEDYGPYQVTLKSTKTLAYYTVRTFIVRDTTNKTCQRKVEHTVHHYHYTQWPDMGVPEYTLPVLSFIRTSSRARTQEMGPVVVHCSAGVGRTGTYIVIDSMLQQIKDQGTVNVLGFLKHVRTQRNYLVQTEEQYVFIHDVLVEAILSRHTSITSDLLHTYVSDLLTPGVSGRTRMDKQFKLISQRQAKHADYSTALRDGNAMRNRARALMPVERSRVCLTATEANSSGYINASYVLGHHHSKEFIVSQTPLSSTVEDFWRMIWEHNTHTVVHLPDSHHQCENGEPCLYWPSKDQIMNFEGFTVVYSGERMLCLSNDDKVLVQDFTLESIQNNFALEVQLYIASCWPNPDSPIRNCFDLINTVSEHNRHTNGPTVVHDPLGGVTSGLFCALTTLSNQLQEEGQADVYQVARMTNLMRPGVFNDIEQYQYLYRAVLSLVSSQEDQRALQSPETNGSVLLGKTNIAESLESLM; from the exons TTGTGACAGTTGAACCTTTGGTCCGTGGCTTCAAGAAACTCCCAGACGATATAGACTGGTCTTACGCAG GTGTCCTGAACCAGCGTAACTGGGGTAAGAAGTACCCATCCTGTAACAGCGCCAAGCAGTCTCCCGTGGACATCGACGAGACCTTCACTCAGGTGCGGCTGCAGTACCAGAAACTACAACTAGAGGGCTGGGACAGATTTACAGCAGAGTCCACCACCATCCACAACAACGGGAAAACAG TGGCCATCACTGTGGACGGAAACTTCTTTGTCAGTGGAGGAGGGCTGAGCTCCAGGTTCCGTGTTGATACCATCACCTTCCACTGGGGGCGCTGCAATACTACTTTGGAAGGGTCTGAGCACAGCTTGAATGGGATGAAATACCCACTTGag ATGCAAATCTACAGTTATGATGCAGATGACTTCCAAAGTTTTGATGAAGCCAtccgggagggagggagggtcgCTGCATTAGCTGTGCTGTTTGAG ATCAGCTTGGATGACAATGACAACCTCGGCCCTGTCGTCGATGCTGTCAACACTGTTAGTCGGTTTG GCAAGAGCGGCTCAATGGAGGCCTTCACCTTGAAGTCTTTGCTGCCAAATAACACAGATAAATACTACATCTACAATGGCTCGCTGACTTCTCCTCCCTGCACGGAGACGGTAGAATGGGTGGTCTTCAAACAGGCCGTGGCCATATCGGAAACACAG TTGGAGGTGTTCTGTGAGGTGATGACCATGGAGCAGGCGGGATACGTGATGCTGACGGATTACCTGCAGAACAACTTCAGGGAGCAGCAGCAGTTCATGGGACAGGTGTTTGCCTCGTACACTGGAGTGGAGGACGTACCCACGCCAA CCTGCAGTTCACCGCCAGAAAATGTCCAAGCTGACGCTCAGAACGAGACGACCATCGTAGTGACATGGGAGCGCCCTCGCTTTGTTTACGACACCACCATCGACTGGTACACCGTCACCTATGAGAGGCTGCAGGGCCGAAACCAGAAGAAGCAGGAGTACAGGACCGACGGGGATCAGGACGTG GGAGCCATCATCCCCAGTTTGCTGGCCAACAGCAGCTATGTGGTTCAGGTGGTGGCCGTTTGCACCAATGGCCTAAGAGGAAGATGGAGTGACCAGATTATAGTGGACATGCCGTTAGAGGACCCTg ACAGTGATTCGTTTCCTGATGTTTCTAAAGGCAGCAAAGAG GTGTCACCTAATGTCAGATGGCAGAAGCCAGAGAATCCCAATCCTCTGGATTTAACCCCAGATCACAGTCCAGTGGAGGAGATCCCAGCAGAGCAGACCAGAGTTTACCAGAATCAACCCACACACTACCCTCGGCCCCAAACGACCCAGATTGTGCCCAGATTGTCCACCCCAAAGCCTCCTCCTGAGACGTCCATACAGAAAACACGACTCAACCCCAATGTAAAAAAGAAACCGAGCAAGCCCAAAGGTGGTGATATGAACAAAAACCAGATCGATGAGGAGCGGAGGACTCGAACACAAAGGATATTTACTCATGGCGGTTTGGATGGGAACAGTGCAATCTGGGTGACTGGTATCACCGAGCAGCCgggcttcctgtttcctgtctcCCAGCCCAACACTCTGCCTACGGTCCGCCGTCAAATCACGGAGGAGGCGTCTCTGACACATCAG TCACGAGAGCTCAGTCCAACAGATTcaattgaaagtgaaagtggcCTCCCTTCTTCACAGTCGGACCTCTACTCCTCCACTGGGGAGGACATCCAAGTCACAGATGTCTTCTATGAAGACTTAGCCAACGGCTCTTCACCCCAAATCACCACCTCCTCTTCGGAAAGATCCACTGCCGCTCTGCCAG GAGGTGTGGTGGCCAAAGGGACAAACGAGTCCTCTGTAAACACGCCACCAGAAACGAGCACCGCCTCAGCCTCGACCTCGTTCTGGGTCACATCGAGGACGGCGACTGCAAGCAACACCCTCGCCGATACTGTCTACAAGTCATTCACCTCCTCATCCCTCCTTAGAGTGCTCATGCATACCACCCAGCCAATGTTTAATG aGGGAAGGAACAGCAGTCACGAATCTCACGTCGGGTTAGTCGGAGGTGTGGAGAGGGAGAAGAGGACCATCATTCCTCTGGCTGTTGTGTCCACTCTCACTATTCTGTGTTTACTGCTGCTGATTGGAATACTTGTCTACTGGag AAACTGTTTCCAGACTGCTAACTTCTACCCAGATGACAGCGCAACACCGAAAGTCATATCCGCTCCATCCACACCGCTGCTGCTTGCCACAG ATGGACACGAGCCACTGACGGTGAAGCAGTTTGTGAAGAATGTCATGGAGCTCCACAGCACCAACACCTTCTCCAAGGAGTTTGAG ATTGTGAAAGAATCCTACGAG gaGGTGCAAGCGTGCACGGTGGACATGGGCATCACTGCCGACAGCTCCAGTCAACCGGAGAACAAATCCAAGAACCGATACATCAACATCCTGGCTT ATGACCACAGTAGAGTGAAGCTCTCCAACAGCTTAGACCGTGACGGGACATGCGGAGACTACATAAATGCTAATTTTGTTGAC GGTTACGAGCGTACAAGGGCCTACATCGCAGCTCAAGGACCGCTCAGAGCCGGCAGGGAAGACTTCTGGAGAATGATCTGGCAGCAGAACGTTGGCGTCATCGTCATGATCACCAACCTGAAGGAGAAAGGACGG ACTAAGTGTGATCAGTACTGGCCAGAGGACGGTCAGGAGGATTATGGTCCGTACCAGGTGACCTTGAAGAGCACTAAGACCCTTGCTTACTACACTGTGCGGACATTCATTGTCAGAGATACCACAaataag ACGTGTCAGAGGAAAGTGGAACACACAGTCCACCATTACCACTACACCCAGTGGCCAGACATGGGTGTCCCAGAATACACCCTGCCTGTCCTGTCCTTCATCAGAACATCATCTCGTGCCCGAACGCAGGAGATGGGACCCGTTGTGGTGCACTGCAG TGCTGGAGTAGGAAGAACAGGAACTTACATCGTGATAGACAGCATGCTGCAGCAGATCAAGGATCAGGGGACGGTGAATGTCCTCGGGTTCCTCAAACATGTGCGGACACAGAGGAACTACCTGGTTCAGACGGAG GAGCAGTACGTGTTCATCCACGACGTCTTAGTGGAGGCCATCTTGAGTCGCCACACCTCCATCACCTCTGACCTCCTCCACACGTATGTGTCCGACCTCCTGACGCCCGGAGTGTCAGGCAGGACGCGCATGGACAAACAGTTCAAG ttaatcAGTCAACGCCAAGCAAAGCACGCTGACTACAGCACGGCTCTGCGAGACGGCAACGCAATGAGGAACAGAGCCCGAGCGCTGATGCCTG TGGAGAGATCCAGAGTCTGTCTAACTGCCACAGAAGCAAACTCCTCAGGTTACATCAACGCCTCTTATGTGCTG ggTCATCATCACAGTAAAGAATTCATCGTGAGTCAGACCCCTCTTAGCAGCACCGTGGAGGATTTCTGGCGAATGATCTGGGAACACAACACGCACACCGTCGTCCATCTGCCTGACTCACATCACCAG TGTGAGAACGGGGAACCATGTCTTTACTGGCCTTCTAAAGACCAGATCATGAACTTTGAAGGATTCACTGTGGTGTACTCGGGGGAGAGGATGCTGTGTCTTTCCAATGATGACAAAGTCCTGGTGCAGGACTTTACTTTAGAATCCATTCAG AATAATTTTGCCCTGGAGGTTCAGCTTTACATCGCATCCTGTTGGCCCAACCCAGACAGCCCAATTCGGAATTGTTTTGACCTCATCAACACGGTCAGTGAGCACAACAGACACACAAACGGCCCGACAGTGGTACACGACCC gttggGAGGCGTTACATCTGGGCTCTTCTGTGCCCTCACCACCTTGTCCAATCAGTTGCAGGAGGAGGGACAAGCCGACGTCTACCAGGTGGCACGTATGACCAACCTCATGAGGCCGGGGGTCTTTAATGATATA GAGCAGTACCAGTATCTGTACCGTGCAGTGCTGAGTCTGGTGAGCAGCCAGGAGGACCAGCGAGCCCTCCAGAGTCCAGAAACCAATGGATCGGTACTGTTGGGGAAGACCAACATTGCTGAAAGCCTTGAGTCACTCATGTAG
- the ptprz1b gene encoding receptor-type tyrosine-protein phosphatase zeta isoform X3, which yields METVWVHAVFSRLLLFCLMVVTVEPLVRGFKKLPDDIDWSYAGVLNQRNWGKKYPSCNSAKQSPVDIDETFTQVRLQYQKLQLEGWDRFTAESTTIHNNGKTVAITVDGNFFVSGGGLSSRFRVDTITFHWGRCNTTLEGSEHSLNGMKYPLEMQIYSYDADDFQSFDEAIREGGRVAALAVLFEISLDDNDNLGPVVDAVNTVSRFGKSGSMEAFTLKSLLPNNTDKYYIYNGSLTSPPCTETVEWVVFKQAVAISETQLEVFCEVMTMEQAGYVMLTDYLQNNFREQQQFMGQVFASYTGVEDVPTPTCSSPPENVQADAQNETTIVVTWERPRFVYDTTIDWYTVTYERLQGRNQKKQEYRTDGDQDVGAIIPSLLANSSYVVQVVAVCTNGLRGRWSDQIIVDMPLEDPDSDSFPDVSKGSKEVSPNVRWQKPENPNPLDLTPDHSPVEEIPAEQTRVYQNQPTHYPRPQTTQIVPRLSTPKPPPETSIQKTRLNPNVKKKPSKPKGGDMNKNQIDEERRTRTQRIFTHGGLDGNSAIWVTGITEQPGFLFPVSQPNTLPTVRRQITEEASLTHQSRELSPTDSIESESGLPSSQSDLYSSTGEDIQVTDVFYEDLANGSSPQITTSSSERSTAALPGGVVAKGTNESSVNTPPETSTASASTSFWVTSRTATASNTLADTVYKSFTSSSLLRVLMHTTQPMFNEGRNSSHESHVGLVGGVEREKRTIIPLAVVSTLTILCLLLLIGILVYWRNCFQTANFYPDDSATPKVISAPSTPLLLATDGHEPLTVKQFVKNVMELHSTNTFSKEFEEVQACTVDMGITADSSSQPENKSKNRYINILAYDHSRVKLSNSLDRDGTCGDYINANFVDGYERTRAYIAAQGPLRAGREDFWRMIWQQNVGVIVMITNLKEKGRTKCDQYWPEDGQEDYGPYQVTLKSTKTLAYYTVRTFIVRDTTNKTCQRKVEHTVHHYHYTQWPDMGVPEYTLPVLSFIRTSSRARTQEMGPVVVHCSAGVGRTGTYIVIDSMLQQIKDQGTVNVLGFLKHVRTQRNYLVQTEEQYVFIHDVLVEAILSRHTSITSDLLHTYVSDLLTPGVSGRTRMDKQFKLISQRQAKHADYSTALRDGNAMRNRARALMPVERSRVCLTATEANSSGYINASYVLGHHHSKEFIVSQTPLSSTVEDFWRMIWEHNTHTVVHLPDSHHQKCENGEPCLYWPSKDQIMNFEGFTVVYSGERMLCLSNDDKVLVQDFTLESIQNNFALEVQLYIASCWPNPDSPIRNCFDLINTVSEHNRHTNGPTVVHDPLGGVTSGLFCALTTLSNQLQEEGQADVYQVARMTNLMRPGVFNDIEQYQYLYRAVLSLVSSQEDQRALQSPETNGSVLLGKTNIAESLESLM from the exons TTGTGACAGTTGAACCTTTGGTCCGTGGCTTCAAGAAACTCCCAGACGATATAGACTGGTCTTACGCAG GTGTCCTGAACCAGCGTAACTGGGGTAAGAAGTACCCATCCTGTAACAGCGCCAAGCAGTCTCCCGTGGACATCGACGAGACCTTCACTCAGGTGCGGCTGCAGTACCAGAAACTACAACTAGAGGGCTGGGACAGATTTACAGCAGAGTCCACCACCATCCACAACAACGGGAAAACAG TGGCCATCACTGTGGACGGAAACTTCTTTGTCAGTGGAGGAGGGCTGAGCTCCAGGTTCCGTGTTGATACCATCACCTTCCACTGGGGGCGCTGCAATACTACTTTGGAAGGGTCTGAGCACAGCTTGAATGGGATGAAATACCCACTTGag ATGCAAATCTACAGTTATGATGCAGATGACTTCCAAAGTTTTGATGAAGCCAtccgggagggagggagggtcgCTGCATTAGCTGTGCTGTTTGAG ATCAGCTTGGATGACAATGACAACCTCGGCCCTGTCGTCGATGCTGTCAACACTGTTAGTCGGTTTG GCAAGAGCGGCTCAATGGAGGCCTTCACCTTGAAGTCTTTGCTGCCAAATAACACAGATAAATACTACATCTACAATGGCTCGCTGACTTCTCCTCCCTGCACGGAGACGGTAGAATGGGTGGTCTTCAAACAGGCCGTGGCCATATCGGAAACACAG TTGGAGGTGTTCTGTGAGGTGATGACCATGGAGCAGGCGGGATACGTGATGCTGACGGATTACCTGCAGAACAACTTCAGGGAGCAGCAGCAGTTCATGGGACAGGTGTTTGCCTCGTACACTGGAGTGGAGGACGTACCCACGCCAA CCTGCAGTTCACCGCCAGAAAATGTCCAAGCTGACGCTCAGAACGAGACGACCATCGTAGTGACATGGGAGCGCCCTCGCTTTGTTTACGACACCACCATCGACTGGTACACCGTCACCTATGAGAGGCTGCAGGGCCGAAACCAGAAGAAGCAGGAGTACAGGACCGACGGGGATCAGGACGTG GGAGCCATCATCCCCAGTTTGCTGGCCAACAGCAGCTATGTGGTTCAGGTGGTGGCCGTTTGCACCAATGGCCTAAGAGGAAGATGGAGTGACCAGATTATAGTGGACATGCCGTTAGAGGACCCTg ACAGTGATTCGTTTCCTGATGTTTCTAAAGGCAGCAAAGAG GTGTCACCTAATGTCAGATGGCAGAAGCCAGAGAATCCCAATCCTCTGGATTTAACCCCAGATCACAGTCCAGTGGAGGAGATCCCAGCAGAGCAGACCAGAGTTTACCAGAATCAACCCACACACTACCCTCGGCCCCAAACGACCCAGATTGTGCCCAGATTGTCCACCCCAAAGCCTCCTCCTGAGACGTCCATACAGAAAACACGACTCAACCCCAATGTAAAAAAGAAACCGAGCAAGCCCAAAGGTGGTGATATGAACAAAAACCAGATCGATGAGGAGCGGAGGACTCGAACACAAAGGATATTTACTCATGGCGGTTTGGATGGGAACAGTGCAATCTGGGTGACTGGTATCACCGAGCAGCCgggcttcctgtttcctgtctcCCAGCCCAACACTCTGCCTACGGTCCGCCGTCAAATCACGGAGGAGGCGTCTCTGACACATCAG TCACGAGAGCTCAGTCCAACAGATTcaattgaaagtgaaagtggcCTCCCTTCTTCACAGTCGGACCTCTACTCCTCCACTGGGGAGGACATCCAAGTCACAGATGTCTTCTATGAAGACTTAGCCAACGGCTCTTCACCCCAAATCACCACCTCCTCTTCGGAAAGATCCACTGCCGCTCTGCCAG GAGGTGTGGTGGCCAAAGGGACAAACGAGTCCTCTGTAAACACGCCACCAGAAACGAGCACCGCCTCAGCCTCGACCTCGTTCTGGGTCACATCGAGGACGGCGACTGCAAGCAACACCCTCGCCGATACTGTCTACAAGTCATTCACCTCCTCATCCCTCCTTAGAGTGCTCATGCATACCACCCAGCCAATGTTTAATG aGGGAAGGAACAGCAGTCACGAATCTCACGTCGGGTTAGTCGGAGGTGTGGAGAGGGAGAAGAGGACCATCATTCCTCTGGCTGTTGTGTCCACTCTCACTATTCTGTGTTTACTGCTGCTGATTGGAATACTTGTCTACTGGag AAACTGTTTCCAGACTGCTAACTTCTACCCAGATGACAGCGCAACACCGAAAGTCATATCCGCTCCATCCACACCGCTGCTGCTTGCCACAG ATGGACACGAGCCACTGACGGTGAAGCAGTTTGTGAAGAATGTCATGGAGCTCCACAGCACCAACACCTTCTCCAAGGAGTTTGAG gaGGTGCAAGCGTGCACGGTGGACATGGGCATCACTGCCGACAGCTCCAGTCAACCGGAGAACAAATCCAAGAACCGATACATCAACATCCTGGCTT ATGACCACAGTAGAGTGAAGCTCTCCAACAGCTTAGACCGTGACGGGACATGCGGAGACTACATAAATGCTAATTTTGTTGAC GGTTACGAGCGTACAAGGGCCTACATCGCAGCTCAAGGACCGCTCAGAGCCGGCAGGGAAGACTTCTGGAGAATGATCTGGCAGCAGAACGTTGGCGTCATCGTCATGATCACCAACCTGAAGGAGAAAGGACGG ACTAAGTGTGATCAGTACTGGCCAGAGGACGGTCAGGAGGATTATGGTCCGTACCAGGTGACCTTGAAGAGCACTAAGACCCTTGCTTACTACACTGTGCGGACATTCATTGTCAGAGATACCACAaataag ACGTGTCAGAGGAAAGTGGAACACACAGTCCACCATTACCACTACACCCAGTGGCCAGACATGGGTGTCCCAGAATACACCCTGCCTGTCCTGTCCTTCATCAGAACATCATCTCGTGCCCGAACGCAGGAGATGGGACCCGTTGTGGTGCACTGCAG TGCTGGAGTAGGAAGAACAGGAACTTACATCGTGATAGACAGCATGCTGCAGCAGATCAAGGATCAGGGGACGGTGAATGTCCTCGGGTTCCTCAAACATGTGCGGACACAGAGGAACTACCTGGTTCAGACGGAG GAGCAGTACGTGTTCATCCACGACGTCTTAGTGGAGGCCATCTTGAGTCGCCACACCTCCATCACCTCTGACCTCCTCCACACGTATGTGTCCGACCTCCTGACGCCCGGAGTGTCAGGCAGGACGCGCATGGACAAACAGTTCAAG ttaatcAGTCAACGCCAAGCAAAGCACGCTGACTACAGCACGGCTCTGCGAGACGGCAACGCAATGAGGAACAGAGCCCGAGCGCTGATGCCTG TGGAGAGATCCAGAGTCTGTCTAACTGCCACAGAAGCAAACTCCTCAGGTTACATCAACGCCTCTTATGTGCTG ggTCATCATCACAGTAAAGAATTCATCGTGAGTCAGACCCCTCTTAGCAGCACCGTGGAGGATTTCTGGCGAATGATCTGGGAACACAACACGCACACCGTCGTCCATCTGCCTGACTCACATCACCAG AAGTGTGAGAACGGGGAACCATGTCTTTACTGGCCTTCTAAAGACCAGATCATGAACTTTGAAGGATTCACTGTGGTGTACTCGGGGGAGAGGATGCTGTGTCTTTCCAATGATGACAAAGTCCTGGTGCAGGACTTTACTTTAGAATCCATTCAG AATAATTTTGCCCTGGAGGTTCAGCTTTACATCGCATCCTGTTGGCCCAACCCAGACAGCCCAATTCGGAATTGTTTTGACCTCATCAACACGGTCAGTGAGCACAACAGACACACAAACGGCCCGACAGTGGTACACGACCC gttggGAGGCGTTACATCTGGGCTCTTCTGTGCCCTCACCACCTTGTCCAATCAGTTGCAGGAGGAGGGACAAGCCGACGTCTACCAGGTGGCACGTATGACCAACCTCATGAGGCCGGGGGTCTTTAATGATATA GAGCAGTACCAGTATCTGTACCGTGCAGTGCTGAGTCTGGTGAGCAGCCAGGAGGACCAGCGAGCCCTCCAGAGTCCAGAAACCAATGGATCGGTACTGTTGGGGAAGACCAACATTGCTGAAAGCCTTGAGTCACTCATGTAG